A window of the Chloroflexus sp. Y-396-1 genome harbors these coding sequences:
- a CDS encoding extracellular solute-binding protein: MIRAAALIGVVAFVCTACAVPVPSATPIPVSPTVTATSTPVPAPTLMPSPTTTPIPTATPVARRLTIWIAEPDDAQSAIATELQQAAQIATLDITIVPHNPDGLLLSLATDQMLGLPPPDLIWANQEALVGLLADNALAPLNVDLPLDLLPGLQAIAQTDTTLWGAPITAQDMLLLLYQLDRIPPATTADLVTLTQAARTPERAGFVQGWGAARWLAPWLYAAGGAFTTPDGTQPTLDTPAMTATLTLLRDLYQAAPRNGDSYARGQRLLVQGMAAYAIDGDWAWSTYQTISDTFQIGIAPLPTFTGAPARPLIGGSLLMRHRDSQATTDDITALLAVLYQPEVQLRLSAALGRLPALGSLLSDPSVQSNPRRAIAAVHAVTAPGLPPTPAARCAVFGIESYLYSATTAEVPLNDIPAKMQQAALACLRQ, translated from the coding sequence GTGATTCGTGCCGCGGCGCTCATTGGCGTCGTGGCATTCGTGTGTACGGCGTGTGCTGTGCCAGTACCATCGGCAACGCCAATTCCCGTTTCCCCCACCGTTACTGCCACATCAACACCTGTCCCAGCACCCACACTAATGCCATCGCCCACTACAACGCCAATCCCAACAGCCACACCAGTCGCCCGTCGATTAACCATCTGGATTGCAGAGCCCGACGATGCACAATCAGCAATCGCCACCGAGCTACAACAGGCAGCTCAGATCGCCACACTTGATATAACTATCGTTCCACACAATCCTGATGGTCTATTGCTAAGCCTGGCAACCGATCAGATGCTCGGTCTGCCACCACCAGACTTGATCTGGGCCAATCAGGAAGCGTTAGTGGGTCTGCTTGCTGATAACGCGCTGGCGCCACTCAACGTTGATCTACCACTTGATCTGCTGCCTGGCCTGCAAGCGATTGCGCAAACGGATACAACGTTGTGGGGAGCGCCAATCACGGCCCAGGACATGCTCTTATTACTTTACCAGCTTGACCGCATACCACCAGCGACAACAGCCGATCTCGTAACGCTCACTCAGGCCGCCCGTACACCGGAGCGCGCCGGATTTGTGCAGGGTTGGGGAGCAGCACGCTGGTTGGCACCATGGTTGTACGCTGCGGGAGGCGCCTTTACGACTCCCGATGGTACACAACCAACGCTTGACACACCAGCGATGACGGCGACGCTAACCCTGTTGCGTGATCTCTACCAGGCAGCACCCCGTAACGGTGATAGCTATGCTCGTGGTCAGCGCTTGCTGGTACAGGGAATGGCAGCCTACGCCATCGACGGTGACTGGGCATGGTCAACCTATCAGACCATAAGTGATACGTTCCAGATCGGGATTGCGCCACTCCCTACCTTCACCGGTGCGCCGGCACGTCCGCTGATCGGCGGTAGTCTGCTGATGCGCCACCGTGATAGCCAAGCCACAACCGACGACATCACAGCACTCCTTGCCGTGCTTTATCAACCTGAAGTTCAATTACGGCTGAGTGCAGCTCTGGGACGCCTGCCAGCACTTGGAAGCCTGCTATCCGATCCGAGTGTTCAATCCAACCCACGCCGGGCTATAGCCGCTGTGCACGCGGTTACGGCGCCAGGTCTACCACCAACACCGGCTGCCCGCTGTGCAGTGTTCGGTATTGAATCGTATTTGTACAGTGCAACAACCGCAGAAGTGCCCCTCAATGATATACCGGCAAAGATGCAGCAAGCAGCACTGGCATGTCTACGTCAATAA
- a CDS encoding zinc ribbon domain-containing protein, which translates to MHCPHCQTELPDDARFCIECGTAVRVTTGETVPLPSSPDATIACPACHTINPPHARFCVFCGAAIHHGTVRPAVSLPRSTSLPQPQQVHDSGFEAGITLLLIGAAFLIPMIFRLPLIIWPNILMVLGIAQLLIHLRRGTILPGIRKAIWLFGLGVLFLVPRLLLPGLFLLVGLTLLIESWNWRRKAPF; encoded by the coding sequence ATGCATTGCCCGCATTGTCAGACTGAATTACCCGATGATGCCCGATTCTGTATCGAATGCGGCACAGCAGTACGAGTGACAACCGGTGAAACCGTTCCACTGCCGTCATCACCAGACGCAACAATTGCCTGCCCGGCTTGCCATACCATCAATCCGCCTCATGCTCGCTTTTGCGTCTTCTGTGGTGCTGCGATACACCATGGTACCGTGCGACCAGCAGTGAGCCTGCCGCGCAGCACTTCATTACCACAGCCACAACAGGTACATGATAGTGGGTTTGAGGCTGGTATCACACTCCTGCTCATCGGCGCAGCTTTTTTAATCCCGATGATCTTCAGGCTGCCACTGATAATCTGGCCCAACATTCTAATGGTTCTTGGTATCGCCCAATTATTAATTCACCTACGCCGGGGCACTATTCTCCCTGGTATCCGCAAGGCGATTTGGTTGTTCGGATTAGGTGTTCTCTTCTTAGTACCGAGGCTTTTGCTACCGGGATTGTTCCTGCTGGTTGGCCTCACCTTGCTGATCGAAAGCTGGAATTGGAGACGAAAAGCACCATTTTGA
- a CDS encoding DUF1800 domain-containing protein — MELTRRNFLEGSVALVAGLVTAGVAATGTPPALVAACSYTQPASLRTIAMRRLAFGPSPELMAMYDATPGASDEERFDNWVRQQLNYTAIDDTPCANRIASAQLKILYTYNNRTVNEVRPLSWLSASRETLWQQRVVPDLHWIERIRPYNEVRVATWIRAVYSRRQLFEVMVDFWHNHFNVNATANQRIAATWSDYDRIIRTHALGNFHSMLTEVTKSVAMMYYLNNVSNKAGGGEGGNENFARELFELHTLGSDNYLKFYDQRGNIPVVEYGSERYAASYIDYDVYEASRCLTGWTIANGSDGRPNTGAFYLMESWHDNYPKTVLAPPPLPGIEPAPNFPFNHGTEQDGTKLLRLVAYHPGTARHLCTKLCRRLVADNPPESLINTAYNVWMQHRESPDQIRRVVEAILLAPEAKSTFGAKIRRPLEAIWAFLRATNASLPNDVAEVNGDATKGNYWESLFWSVAQTGHRLFGWDTPTGHPDRAEYWANTNALLRTWNSFYTLAQSWGGNVGIDIVGQTPAGLSCVGIVDFWLQRMLTYTPTGDLRTLLINFLAQGFDPNQPPQPLPGAPDWRSPEAVRDRIVAMVQLLAMSPEFWLR; from the coding sequence ATGGAACTTACGCGCCGCAACTTTCTGGAAGGAAGTGTAGCCCTCGTTGCTGGTCTGGTTACTGCTGGAGTGGCTGCTACCGGAACACCACCAGCACTGGTGGCTGCATGTTCATACACACAACCCGCATCGCTTCGCACGATTGCGATGCGCCGTTTGGCATTTGGCCCCAGCCCTGAATTGATGGCAATGTATGATGCTACACCGGGCGCCAGTGACGAGGAGCGGTTTGACAACTGGGTGCGTCAGCAACTCAACTATACAGCCATCGACGACACACCCTGCGCGAATCGGATTGCCTCGGCCCAGCTCAAGATTCTTTACACCTACAACAATCGTACCGTCAATGAAGTCCGTCCGCTCAGTTGGTTATCCGCCTCGCGTGAAACACTCTGGCAGCAGCGCGTTGTTCCTGATTTACACTGGATCGAACGGATACGCCCATACAACGAAGTGCGCGTCGCCACCTGGATTCGCGCTGTGTACAGTCGCCGACAACTCTTCGAGGTGATGGTTGATTTCTGGCACAACCATTTCAACGTGAATGCCACAGCCAATCAACGTATTGCTGCCACCTGGTCAGACTACGACCGCATCATCCGTACTCATGCACTGGGGAATTTCCACTCAATGCTGACTGAGGTTACCAAAAGTGTGGCGATGATGTACTACCTCAACAATGTCAGCAATAAAGCTGGTGGTGGCGAGGGCGGTAACGAAAATTTTGCCCGTGAACTCTTCGAACTACACACACTGGGTAGCGACAACTACCTCAAGTTCTACGATCAACGGGGAAATATCCCGGTGGTGGAATATGGGAGCGAACGCTACGCAGCGTCCTACATCGACTACGATGTCTACGAAGCCTCGCGTTGTCTGACCGGATGGACTATTGCAAACGGAAGTGACGGCCGGCCCAACACGGGAGCTTTCTACTTGATGGAGTCGTGGCACGATAACTATCCCAAAACCGTGCTAGCGCCACCTCCCCTCCCCGGCATTGAACCGGCGCCCAACTTCCCCTTCAACCACGGCACCGAGCAAGATGGAACCAAGCTCCTGCGTCTGGTGGCTTATCATCCCGGTACGGCCAGACACCTCTGCACCAAGTTGTGTCGAAGGCTTGTTGCCGATAACCCACCGGAATCGCTCATTAATACCGCGTACAACGTCTGGATGCAACACCGTGAATCGCCAGATCAGATTCGGCGCGTGGTTGAGGCTATTCTGCTTGCACCAGAAGCGAAGAGCACCTTCGGCGCCAAAATACGGCGGCCATTAGAAGCAATTTGGGCCTTTCTGCGGGCAACCAATGCTTCGCTCCCTAACGACGTGGCAGAAGTTAACGGTGATGCAACCAAAGGTAACTACTGGGAGAGTCTGTTCTGGAGTGTTGCTCAGACCGGTCACCGGCTGTTTGGATGGGACACACCAACCGGCCATCCTGACCGCGCTGAATACTGGGCAAATACAAATGCCTTGCTCAGGACATGGAACAGTTTCTACACCTTAGCCCAATCCTGGGGTGGGAATGTTGGGATCGATATCGTTGGTCAGACGCCGGCTGGTCTGTCTTGCGTGGGTATTGTCGATTTCTGGTTGCAGCGGATGCTGACTTACACGCCGACTGGCGATTTGCGAACGTTGTTGATCAACTTTTTGGCCCAGGGCTTTGATCCAAATCAACCACCACAGCCGCTTCCAGGCGCACCTGACTGGAGATCACCTGAAGCGGTACGTGATCGCATTGTGGCGATGGTTCAGTTACTGGCAATGAGCCCCGAATTCTGGCTTCGTTAA
- a CDS encoding DUF1501 domain-containing protein: protein MQWTRREFLMGCSAAIAAMAAARIGQLAFAEPAQPQATNEIFIQIFLRGGCDGLSLLCPYEDNYYRTARGSLALPTSGAHAPLRIEPNNPSFSMTAFGLNSRMPHLRDLYNSGHLAFIHACGLVDDTRSHFDAMDYIERGTPGNKTTNSGWLTRHLQTQGGATTLLPAVAASSAAPASLLSYNGAVAVTSPSSFNVSTVWRYNRPQENYPFLNVLREMYNRSSINPLAQAGRRVTQVIDLMRALGDYTPASGITYPDNSFGNALKTVAQLIKADLGLQVATIDFGGWDTHEAQANSDGTGYLPDWLGILSQGLGAFYNDLSAYHSRLTIVVLSEFGRRLGRNQSNGTDHGHGNVMMVLGGNVNGRRIYGTWPGLHPDQLDKRQDLQITTDYRQVLSEILVRRLGNPKLGVVFPGLAAYNPLGIVRGPDLPPDLSANTTTLADTGYQVFVPVIQQCR, encoded by the coding sequence ATGCAATGGACACGCCGTGAATTTTTGATGGGATGTAGCGCCGCAATTGCGGCTATGGCTGCTGCCCGCATCGGTCAGTTGGCATTTGCCGAACCGGCTCAACCGCAAGCTACGAACGAGATTTTCATCCAAATTTTTCTGCGCGGAGGGTGTGATGGGTTGAGTCTGCTCTGCCCGTATGAAGATAACTATTATCGGACGGCGCGTGGTTCGCTGGCATTACCGACAAGCGGAGCACATGCACCGCTGCGAATTGAACCAAACAATCCCTCTTTCAGCATGACAGCCTTTGGCCTTAATAGCCGAATGCCTCACCTGCGTGATCTGTACAATAGTGGACATCTCGCATTCATCCATGCTTGCGGGCTGGTCGATGACACACGCAGTCATTTTGACGCAATGGATTACATCGAGCGTGGCACACCTGGGAATAAGACGACTAACAGTGGCTGGCTCACGCGCCACTTGCAAACTCAGGGTGGTGCAACGACCCTCTTACCGGCAGTGGCTGCCAGCAGTGCAGCGCCAGCTTCACTTCTGAGTTACAATGGAGCAGTAGCCGTTACGTCACCCAGTAGCTTCAACGTAAGTACCGTCTGGCGTTACAATCGGCCCCAAGAAAATTATCCGTTCCTCAATGTTCTGCGCGAGATGTACAACCGCAGCTCGATTAATCCGCTCGCTCAGGCCGGACGGCGCGTCACGCAGGTGATCGATCTGATGCGTGCCTTGGGGGATTATACGCCAGCCAGTGGTATTACGTACCCTGACAATTCATTCGGTAATGCCCTTAAGACAGTTGCACAGTTGATCAAGGCCGATCTGGGGCTTCAAGTGGCAACGATTGATTTTGGCGGTTGGGATACGCACGAAGCGCAAGCGAATAGTGACGGTACCGGGTATTTACCTGACTGGCTCGGCATCCTCTCGCAGGGCTTGGGGGCTTTTTACAACGATCTCAGTGCTTATCATAGCCGGTTGACCATTGTCGTGCTGAGTGAGTTTGGTCGTCGGCTTGGCCGTAATCAGTCGAATGGAACCGATCACGGGCACGGCAATGTGATGATGGTGCTGGGTGGAAATGTGAATGGTCGTCGTATCTACGGAACCTGGCCAGGCCTCCATCCCGATCAGCTCGATAAGAGGCAGGACCTCCAGATTACGACCGACTACCGACAAGTCCTGAGTGAGATTCTGGTACGTCGTCTTGGGAACCCGAAGCTCGGTGTGGTCTTCCCCGGATTAGCAGCGTACAATCCACTAGGTATTGTAAGAGGCCCTGATCTGCCACCTGATCTTTCGGCGAACACGACTACGCTGGCAGATACTGGCTATCAGGTATTTGTGCCGGTGATTCAACAGTGTCGTTAG
- a CDS encoding cupredoxin domain-containing protein has translation MMSIRWLLVLLTFLLSACATPTAAVDLTIRSNGCTPATVIIPPEREPKLTIRNTTTETMVVSIPTMDRWIEVAPGTDSVLELPRYIMGSFDLFCLSATDHSALDGDNPFLCVLEPAELMPVARSAGILVIEPHDRIREILGK, from the coding sequence ATGATGTCTATCAGATGGCTGCTGGTACTCTTGACATTTCTGCTCAGCGCCTGTGCTACCCCCACAGCAGCCGTTGATCTTACCATTCGCAGCAACGGCTGTACTCCGGCGACGGTCATCATCCCGCCCGAACGCGAGCCGAAATTGACCATTCGCAATACCACTACTGAAACAATGGTGGTGAGTATACCGACGATGGATCGCTGGATTGAAGTAGCGCCGGGCACTGATAGCGTGCTCGAATTGCCCCGCTACATTATGGGGTCGTTTGATCTCTTTTGCCTTAGCGCTACCGATCATAGTGCACTAGACGGTGATAACCCGTTTCTCTGTGTGTTGGAACCGGCAGAATTGATGCCGGTAGCCCGCTCGGCGGGTATACTGGTGATCGAACCGCACGACCGGATTCGCGAGATTCTCGGGAAGTAG
- a CDS encoding agmatine/peptidylarginine deiminase — protein sequence MATPAELGYRMPAEWEPHQATWLSWPHKEESWPGIIDRIWLVYARFVAELARGETVHININDAAMAEQARAFLAEAGATGDIRLHEFPTNDAWCRDHGAIFVVRDTPNGRELAATDWEFNAWGNKYPPYDLDNQIPARMAEYLGVPRFCGGMVLEGGSIDVDGNGLLLTSEQCLLNPNRNPHLDRATIEQRLRDMLGVHSILWLGEGIVGDDTDGHIDDIARFVAPSVVVAVVEEDPSDENYHVLQDNLRRLQLMRDTAGKPLTIITIPMPPPIVFQGQRLPASYANFYIANHAVIVPTFNHPNDVRACEVLQRCFPTRRVVGIDATDVIWGLGSWHCLSQQVPAAAIKG from the coding sequence ATGGCAACCCCTGCTGAGTTGGGTTACCGGATGCCCGCTGAATGGGAGCCGCATCAGGCCACCTGGCTGTCGTGGCCTCATAAGGAAGAAAGCTGGCCTGGGATCATCGACCGTATCTGGCTGGTGTACGCTCGCTTCGTGGCTGAACTGGCTCGCGGTGAGACCGTTCATATCAATATAAACGATGCTGCGATGGCCGAGCAGGCGCGGGCTTTCCTTGCTGAAGCCGGTGCTACTGGTGATATTCGATTGCACGAGTTTCCGACCAATGATGCATGGTGCCGTGATCACGGTGCGATCTTTGTGGTACGTGATACCCCTAATGGACGGGAACTGGCTGCTACCGATTGGGAATTTAACGCCTGGGGTAATAAGTACCCGCCTTACGACCTCGACAATCAGATTCCGGCACGAATGGCCGAATATCTCGGTGTACCCCGCTTCTGCGGTGGTATGGTGTTGGAGGGTGGTTCAATTGACGTCGATGGAAATGGCTTACTGCTGACGTCCGAACAATGTTTGCTCAACCCTAACCGCAATCCACACCTTGATCGGGCCACAATTGAGCAGCGCCTGCGCGATATGCTCGGCGTGCATTCAATTCTCTGGTTGGGTGAAGGAATTGTTGGCGATGATACCGACGGTCATATCGATGATATTGCACGGTTTGTCGCACCTAGTGTTGTCGTTGCGGTCGTCGAGGAAGACCCTAGTGATGAGAACTACCACGTGCTGCAAGACAATTTGCGACGGTTGCAGTTGATGCGTGATACTGCCGGGAAGCCGCTTACCATCATAACAATCCCGATGCCGCCGCCAATCGTGTTTCAGGGTCAGCGCCTGCCCGCGTCGTATGCCAATTTCTACATTGCCAATCATGCCGTTATTGTCCCGACCTTCAATCATCCCAACGATGTTCGGGCGTGTGAAGTGTTGCAGCGCTGCTTCCCTACCCGCCGGGTGGTAGGCATCGATGCAACCGATGTGATCTGGGGGCTGGGATCGTGGCACTGCCTCAGTCAGCAGGTACCAGCAGCAGCGATCAAGGGATAA
- a CDS encoding carbon-nitrogen hydrolase translates to MTQRIVQVGLVQMRCTADPETNMAAAEAGIRAAAEQGAQIVCLPELFRSLYFCQSENHDFFALAEPVPGPSTERLAGLAAELQVVIVASLFEKRAEGLYHNTAAVIDADGRYLGKYRKMHIPDDPLFYEKFYFTPGDLGFKVFKTRYARIGVLICWDQWYPEAARLTALRGADILCYPTAIGWHPAEKAEYGVAQHQSWEIIQRSHGIANGCYVVSINRTGHEGDPAGGIEFWGQSFIADPAGVVIARAPVDEPAVLVAPVDLSRIDVQRTHWPFLRDRRIDAYGEITRRYIDEE, encoded by the coding sequence ATGACTCAACGAATCGTTCAGGTCGGTCTGGTGCAGATGCGTTGCACGGCCGATCCCGAAACCAATATGGCAGCCGCGGAGGCTGGTATTCGTGCTGCGGCTGAGCAGGGAGCGCAGATTGTGTGTCTGCCTGAATTGTTTCGTTCCCTCTACTTTTGCCAGAGCGAGAACCATGATTTCTTTGCGCTGGCTGAACCGGTACCTGGCCCCAGTACTGAGCGACTTGCCGGTCTGGCTGCTGAGTTGCAGGTGGTGATCGTTGCCAGTCTCTTCGAGAAGCGAGCTGAAGGTCTCTACCACAACACAGCCGCCGTTATTGATGCCGATGGTCGTTATCTGGGAAAGTATCGCAAGATGCACATTCCCGATGATCCGCTGTTTTACGAGAAGTTTTACTTTACACCGGGTGATCTAGGCTTTAAGGTGTTCAAGACCCGCTACGCCCGCATTGGTGTGCTTATTTGCTGGGATCAGTGGTATCCCGAAGCAGCCCGGCTCACTGCCCTGCGGGGCGCCGATATTTTATGCTATCCGACAGCGATCGGCTGGCATCCCGCCGAGAAGGCTGAATACGGCGTGGCCCAACATCAAAGTTGGGAGATCATCCAGCGGTCGCATGGGATTGCCAACGGTTGTTATGTGGTTAGTATCAATCGTACCGGTCACGAAGGCGATCCCGCCGGTGGCATCGAGTTCTGGGGGCAAAGTTTTATCGCCGATCCGGCCGGGGTAGTTATTGCCCGTGCACCGGTTGATGAACCGGCAGTACTGGTCGCTCCCGTTGATCTATCCCGGATCGATGTGCAGCGTACTCATTGGCCATTCCTGCGTGATCGACGAATTGACGCCTACGGCGAGATAACGCGCCGTTATATCGATGAGGAGTAA
- a CDS encoding gamma-glutamylcyclotransferase, whose translation MRPFFVYGTLKRGQMNYARLLAGRTVSETRAWLPDAALYTAGPYPFLVRAADLLPPNATVFGELIEIHPASYQHVLELLDELEDYVPGRANNLYERVELPVQTVGGTRPAWVYVAGAAVELAIRRGELRLIKSGEW comes from the coding sequence ATGCGTCCATTTTTTGTCTACGGAACATTGAAACGAGGACAAATGAATTATGCCCGCCTGTTGGCAGGGCGCACCGTGAGCGAAACACGCGCCTGGTTGCCGGACGCTGCTCTCTACACTGCCGGGCCGTACCCGTTTCTCGTGCGGGCCGCCGATCTCCTCCCGCCAAACGCAACCGTCTTCGGTGAGCTGATTGAGATTCATCCGGCAAGCTATCAGCACGTGCTGGAACTACTCGATGAGTTGGAGGATTACGTTCCCGGTCGTGCTAACAATTTGTACGAACGGGTGGAATTACCGGTACAGACGGTTGGTGGTACGCGACCCGCCTGGGTGTATGTGGCTGGTGCTGCGGTTGAATTAGCGATTCGACGCGGTGAGTTACGCTTGATCAAGAGTGGAGAATGGTAA
- a CDS encoding LLM class F420-dependent oxidoreductase — MKIEVALMIEGQNGLTWPRWQRLVQAAEDLGFVGLYRSDHFTNANPPEKESLELWVSLTWLASQTKRIEFGPLVSPVSFRHPALTARIAAAVDDLSGGRLQLGLGAGWQEREHSMFGFDLLAVGPRFQRFREGLEVITRLLRSDKPVTWIGEYYQLREAILLPRPLRSGGPPIVIGGNGERRTLPLAARYADEWNAVFVPPARFAELNARLDTLLDAAGRPRNAVRRSLMIGSVFGRDEREVERLLAGRSRAQLRDRGILVGVASEIVEQITAFAAVGVERIMVQWLDLDNLDRLAAFANRVLPQLA; from the coding sequence ATGAAGATTGAAGTAGCACTGATGATCGAAGGTCAAAACGGGCTAACCTGGCCGCGCTGGCAACGACTGGTGCAGGCAGCAGAGGATTTGGGTTTTGTGGGGCTGTACCGCTCCGACCACTTTACCAATGCGAATCCCCCCGAAAAAGAATCGCTGGAGTTGTGGGTTTCACTCACCTGGCTCGCCTCACAGACAAAGCGGATTGAATTCGGGCCATTGGTTTCACCGGTTTCATTCCGGCACCCGGCATTGACGGCAAGAATAGCAGCCGCCGTTGACGACCTCTCAGGTGGGCGACTACAGCTTGGATTGGGGGCCGGCTGGCAGGAACGTGAACATTCCATGTTTGGCTTTGACTTGTTGGCAGTTGGCCCTCGATTTCAACGGTTTCGCGAAGGGCTGGAGGTCATCACTCGCCTTTTACGCAGCGATAAACCGGTTACCTGGATCGGTGAGTATTATCAACTGCGGGAAGCAATTCTGTTGCCACGTCCTTTGCGATCCGGCGGACCACCGATTGTCATCGGGGGCAATGGAGAACGGCGTACGCTACCACTTGCTGCTCGTTATGCCGATGAATGGAATGCCGTGTTCGTACCGCCGGCCCGTTTTGCCGAACTCAATGCCAGACTCGATACGCTGCTAGACGCGGCGGGCCGCCCACGCAACGCGGTACGGCGTTCGCTCATGATAGGTTCGGTGTTCGGACGTGATGAGCGCGAAGTTGAACGGTTGCTGGCCGGCCGCAGCCGTGCACAATTGCGAGATCGCGGGATTCTGGTCGGTGTTGCTAGCGAAATTGTTGAGCAGATTACGGCTTTTGCCGCTGTTGGTGTCGAGCGCATCATGGTGCAGTGGCTCGATCTCGACAACCTCGACCGCTTAGCAGCCTTCGCCAACAGGGTATTACCCCAACTTGCGTGA
- a CDS encoding MFS transporter: MNTAQHIPNRWQTMLWIMFAAQFLSAIGFSIIFPFLPLYVAYLGVATVGTVALWSGLVFSLQALTMAIAAPIWGSLADRFGYKLMVERAMYGGAVILLLMGFARSAEELTLLRAIQGMITGTISAANALVATITPRERMGFAMGTLQMGLWSGTAAGPLIGGVMADTLGFRATFITTAALLFVSGILVTIGVRGNKRPSTLHKQQPLGMWQGWLTIIRTPGISPAYGMRFLSSLSQTILLPFAPLFIASLLQTNDPVSAYTGLIVGVSSAAGTATAIWLGRLGDRIGHQQVLMMSAVLAGIAFLPQGLVTNVWQLLILQALSGAAIGGITPSLSALLGRYTAAGNEGAVYGLDSSIVSAARAVAPLIGTIVVDAFGLGSVFLISGLACLMIVMSAARLPALVATTK, translated from the coding sequence ATGAATACTGCGCAACATATACCCAACCGCTGGCAAACAATGCTCTGGATCATGTTTGCTGCCCAGTTTCTTTCGGCAATCGGCTTTTCCATCATCTTTCCATTTCTTCCACTATATGTCGCGTATCTTGGTGTAGCCACGGTTGGAACGGTGGCCCTATGGTCAGGATTAGTCTTCTCGCTCCAGGCTTTGACAATGGCGATTGCGGCGCCGATCTGGGGATCACTGGCCGACCGATTCGGATACAAACTGATGGTTGAACGGGCAATGTACGGTGGTGCTGTGATCTTGCTGTTGATGGGGTTTGCTCGTTCGGCTGAAGAATTAACGCTATTGCGGGCAATTCAAGGCATGATTACCGGTACCATCTCGGCTGCTAATGCCCTGGTCGCAACGATCACCCCACGTGAACGCATGGGTTTTGCGATGGGAACACTACAAATGGGTTTGTGGAGTGGAACGGCTGCCGGCCCGCTGATCGGTGGTGTAATGGCTGATACACTTGGCTTTCGCGCCACGTTTATCACCACTGCCGCGCTACTGTTCGTATCGGGCATTCTGGTAACGATTGGAGTTCGTGGGAATAAGCGGCCATCCACGCTCCACAAACAACAACCCTTGGGTATGTGGCAAGGGTGGTTAACGATCATCCGCACACCGGGCATCAGTCCGGCCTACGGTATGCGCTTCCTCAGCAGTCTTTCCCAAACCATCTTGCTTCCTTTTGCGCCATTGTTTATTGCCAGTTTGCTTCAAACGAATGATCCAGTCAGTGCGTACACCGGTCTAATCGTTGGAGTATCTTCGGCAGCAGGAACAGCAACAGCGATCTGGCTTGGTCGGCTTGGTGATCGGATCGGTCATCAACAGGTATTGATGATGAGTGCGGTACTGGCTGGGATCGCCTTTTTGCCGCAAGGACTGGTTACAAATGTCTGGCAGTTGCTGATCCTGCAGGCGCTCAGCGGGGCAGCAATAGGCGGTATCACACCTTCATTAAGCGCACTGCTTGGTCGTTACACAGCAGCCGGCAATGAAGGCGCCGTTTATGGGTTGGATAGCTCGATTGTTTCTGCTGCCCGTGCAGTTGCTCCGCTCATCGGTACCATAGTGGTAGACGCTTTTGGGTTGGGAAGTGTCTTCTTGATCAGCGGACTAGCATGTCTGATGATCGTGATGAGTGCTGCACGCCTCCCGGCGCTAGTTGCTACCACCAAATGA
- a CDS encoding GDSL-type esterase/lipase family protein: protein MRLSHRFCLLSLVLLGVVCIGGFFVWQRARHFERLFYLTRLDPIGLNMIRNEPSSTASIVIFGDSRAATWPAPAGFSIINRGIPGHTSTQSLLRYRMHVSPLQPALVIIQVGVNDLVALPLLANDAESIVQTTIANLRAMVDLARADGNQVILTTIFPLGPNLFEQLDPGTGRIQTAIEQVNTAIRAMSAPDVIIFDSAAILADASGYVAEAYRADLLHINPKGYQVLNEALSMLLTDTQ, encoded by the coding sequence GTGCGTTTGAGCCATCGTTTTTGTCTTCTCAGCCTCGTCCTGCTAGGCGTGGTCTGCATTGGCGGATTCTTCGTCTGGCAGCGGGCACGTCACTTTGAACGACTCTTCTACCTTACCCGTCTCGATCCAATTGGATTGAATATGATCCGGAATGAACCATCATCAACGGCATCGATTGTGATATTCGGTGACTCACGAGCGGCCACCTGGCCAGCACCGGCAGGTTTTTCCATCATTAACCGGGGTATTCCTGGGCACACCAGTACCCAATCGTTACTTCGGTATCGTATGCACGTCAGTCCCTTGCAGCCAGCGCTGGTTATCATTCAGGTAGGGGTAAATGATCTGGTTGCGCTGCCATTGTTAGCCAACGATGCTGAGTCAATCGTCCAGACTACTATCGCGAATCTCCGTGCGATGGTAGACCTGGCTAGAGCCGATGGCAATCAGGTAATCCTCACGACCATCTTTCCGCTCGGCCCTAATCTGTTCGAGCAACTCGATCCGGGGACAGGTCGGATTCAGACCGCGATTGAGCAGGTGAATACCGCTATACGGGCAATGAGTGCGCCAGATGTGATCATATTTGACAGTGCAGCGATCCTGGCCGACGCAAGTGGTTACGTAGCTGAGGCATACCGCGCTGATCTGCTTCACATTAATCCAAAAGGTTATCAGGTGCTGAATGAGGCGTTGTCGATGCTGTTAACCGATACTCAGTGA